A genome region from Microbacterium sp. CGR2 includes the following:
- the ilvD gene encoding dihydroxy-acid dehydratase, producing the protein MSSHDPSPSAPIDIKPRSRVVTDGIEATTSRGMLRAVGMGDADWEKPQIGIASSWNEITPCNLSLDRLAQGAKEGVHSGGGYPLQFGTISVSDGISMGHEGMHFSLVSREVIADSVETVMMAERLDGSVLLAGCDKSIPGMLMASARLDLSSVFLYAGSIAPGWVKLSDGTEKDVTIIDSFEAVGACRAGLMSEEDLKRIECAIAPGEGACGGMYTANTMASVAEALGLSLPGSAAPPAADRRRDYFAHRSGEAVVNLLRQGITTRDILTKEAFENAIALAMALGGSTNVVLHLLAIAREAEVDLNLHDFNRIGDKVPHVADMKPFGKYVMNDVDRHGGIPVIMKAMLDEGLLHGDALTVTGKTLAENLADLKPEPIDGTVIHTFDNPIHATGGLTILHGSLAPEGAVVKTAGFDAAVFEGPARVFERERAAMDAVAEGSIDAGTVIVIRYEGPKGGPGMREMLAITAAIKGAGLGKDVLLLTDGRFSGGTTGLCIGHIAPEAVDAGPIAFVRDGDLIRVDIAARSLDLLVDEAELASRRSGWEPLPPRYTRGVLAKYSRLVRSAAEGATTG; encoded by the coding sequence ATGTCCTCGCATGATCCTTCTCCCAGCGCGCCCATCGACATCAAGCCCCGCAGCCGCGTCGTCACCGACGGCATCGAGGCGACGACCTCCCGGGGCATGCTCCGGGCCGTGGGGATGGGCGACGCCGACTGGGAGAAGCCGCAGATCGGCATCGCGTCCAGCTGGAACGAGATCACCCCGTGCAACCTGAGCCTCGACCGGCTCGCGCAGGGCGCGAAGGAGGGCGTGCATTCCGGCGGCGGCTACCCGCTGCAGTTCGGCACGATCTCCGTGTCCGACGGAATCTCCATGGGGCACGAGGGTATGCACTTCTCGCTCGTGTCGCGCGAGGTCATCGCCGACTCCGTCGAGACCGTGATGATGGCCGAGCGTCTCGACGGTTCGGTGCTCCTCGCCGGCTGCGACAAGTCGATCCCCGGCATGCTCATGGCCAGCGCCCGACTCGACCTCTCCAGCGTGTTCCTGTACGCGGGATCGATCGCTCCGGGCTGGGTGAAGCTGTCGGACGGCACGGAGAAGGACGTCACGATCATCGACTCGTTCGAGGCCGTCGGGGCCTGCCGTGCGGGCCTGATGAGCGAGGAAGACCTCAAGCGCATCGAGTGCGCGATCGCTCCCGGCGAGGGCGCCTGCGGCGGCATGTACACCGCCAACACGATGGCTTCCGTGGCGGAGGCTCTGGGACTCAGCCTTCCCGGCTCCGCAGCCCCGCCCGCGGCGGACCGTCGCCGCGACTACTTCGCGCACCGCTCCGGCGAGGCCGTGGTCAACCTGCTCCGGCAGGGGATCACCACGCGCGACATCCTCACGAAAGAGGCGTTCGAGAACGCGATCGCGCTGGCGATGGCGCTCGGCGGATCGACCAACGTGGTCCTGCACCTGCTCGCCATCGCTCGGGAGGCCGAGGTCGATCTCAACCTCCACGACTTCAACCGCATCGGCGACAAGGTGCCGCACGTGGCCGACATGAAGCCGTTCGGCAAGTACGTCATGAACGACGTCGACCGCCACGGGGGCATCCCGGTCATCATGAAGGCGATGCTCGACGAGGGTCTGCTGCACGGTGACGCTCTCACGGTGACCGGAAAAACGCTCGCGGAGAACCTCGCCGATCTCAAACCTGAGCCGATCGACGGAACGGTCATCCACACCTTCGACAACCCGATCCACGCCACGGGCGGTCTGACGATCCTGCACGGATCGCTCGCGCCCGAGGGTGCGGTCGTGAAGACCGCGGGCTTCGACGCCGCCGTGTTCGAAGGACCCGCCCGCGTGTTCGAGCGCGAGCGCGCGGCCATGGATGCTGTCGCCGAGGGCTCGATCGACGCCGGGACGGTCATCGTCATCCGCTACGAAGGTCCCAAGGGTGGACCGGGGATGCGGGAGATGCTCGCCATCACGGCGGCCATCAAGGGCGCTGGGCTCGGAAAAGATGTACTACTCTTGACGGACGGACGATTCTCAGGCGGCACAACCGGCCTGTGCATCGGCCACATAGCACCCGAAGCGGTGGACGCAGGTCCCATCGCCTTCGTGCGCGATGGTGATCTGATACGGGTCGATATCGCAGCTCGCTCTCTTGACCTACTCGTCGATGAGGCAGAGCTCGCCTCCCGCCGTTCTGGCTGGGAGCCGCTTCCCCCGCGCTACACCCGAGGCGTTCTTGCCAAGTATTCGCGCCTCGTGCGGTCCGCCGCCGAGGGAGCGACGACCGGCTGA
- a CDS encoding acetolactate synthase large subunit → MTAENASAVPRPPARQAAAPEITGAEAVVRALELLGIKDVFGLPGGAILPVYDPLMDASELRHILVRHEQGAGHAAEGYASASGKVGVCIATSGPGATNLVTAIADAYMDSVPLLAITGQVFSTLMGTDAFQEADIVGITMPVTKHSFLVKDAAEIPGALAAAYEIASTGRPGPVLVDITKDAQQATAPFVWPPKVDLPGYRPVTKAHGKQIQAAAALLAQAKKPVLYVGGGVIRGKASAELLGLAETTGAPVVTTLMARGAFPDSHPQHLGMPGMHGTVPAVLALQEADLLISLGARFDDRVTGKAALFAPNAKVVHVDIDPAEISKIRTADVPIVGDVRDVLTDLESAFRGAIDGGKPDTEEWWSYLDGLRDEFPLGYAPTTDGLLAPQFVIQRIGELTGPEGVYASGVGQHQMWAAQFIKYERPNSWLNSGGAGTMGYSVPAAMGAKVAEPDRHVWAIDGDGCFQMTNQELATCVINDIPIKVAIINNSSLGMVRQWQTLFYDGRHSNTDLNTGHGTKRIPDFVKLAEAYGCLAIRVEKEDEVDAAIQLALETNDRPVVIDFVVSADSMVWPMVPQGVSNSYVQYAREHAPAFDEED, encoded by the coding sequence ATGACTGCTGAAAACGCTTCGGCCGTGCCGAGGCCGCCCGCCCGCCAAGCAGCAGCGCCGGAGATCACCGGCGCAGAGGCCGTGGTCCGCGCTCTCGAGCTGCTCGGGATCAAGGATGTCTTCGGTCTTCCCGGCGGCGCCATCCTTCCTGTCTACGACCCGCTGATGGATGCTTCGGAGCTTCGTCACATCCTCGTACGGCACGAGCAGGGCGCAGGTCACGCTGCAGAGGGGTACGCCTCGGCCTCGGGGAAAGTGGGCGTCTGCATCGCGACGTCCGGTCCTGGCGCGACCAACCTCGTGACAGCCATCGCCGACGCGTACATGGACTCGGTGCCGCTGCTGGCGATCACGGGGCAGGTCTTCTCGACCCTGATGGGAACAGACGCCTTCCAGGAGGCCGACATCGTGGGAATCACGATGCCGGTGACCAAGCACTCCTTCCTGGTGAAGGATGCCGCCGAGATCCCCGGGGCCCTCGCCGCCGCGTACGAGATCGCATCGACGGGCCGTCCCGGCCCCGTTCTCGTCGACATCACCAAGGATGCGCAGCAGGCGACCGCCCCGTTCGTGTGGCCGCCGAAGGTCGACCTGCCGGGCTACCGTCCGGTGACCAAGGCGCACGGCAAGCAGATCCAGGCGGCGGCGGCCCTTCTTGCCCAGGCCAAGAAGCCCGTGTTGTACGTCGGCGGCGGGGTCATCCGCGGCAAGGCGTCCGCTGAGCTTCTCGGTCTTGCCGAGACCACGGGAGCGCCCGTCGTCACCACGCTGATGGCTCGTGGCGCGTTTCCCGACTCGCATCCGCAGCACCTGGGCATGCCGGGCATGCACGGCACGGTTCCGGCGGTGTTGGCGCTGCAGGAAGCCGACCTGCTCATCTCGCTCGGCGCGCGCTTCGACGACCGTGTGACGGGCAAGGCGGCGCTGTTCGCCCCCAACGCCAAGGTCGTCCACGTCGACATCGACCCGGCCGAGATCTCCAAGATCCGCACCGCGGACGTGCCGATCGTCGGTGACGTGCGCGACGTGCTCACCGATCTCGAGTCCGCGTTCCGCGGCGCGATCGACGGCGGCAAGCCGGATACCGAGGAATGGTGGTCCTACCTCGACGGGCTTCGTGATGAGTTCCCCCTCGGATACGCGCCCACGACCGATGGTCTGCTCGCCCCTCAGTTCGTCATCCAGCGGATCGGCGAACTCACCGGACCCGAGGGGGTGTACGCCTCGGGCGTCGGTCAGCACCAGATGTGGGCTGCCCAGTTCATCAAGTACGAGCGTCCCAACTCGTGGCTGAACTCCGGCGGCGCCGGCACGATGGGCTACTCCGTGCCTGCAGCGATGGGCGCGAAGGTGGCCGAACCGGATCGACACGTCTGGGCGATCGACGGCGACGGCTGCTTCCAGATGACCAATCAGGAACTCGCCACCTGCGTCATCAACGACATCCCGATCAAGGTCGCGATCATCAACAACTCGTCGTTGGGGATGGTGCGACAGTGGCAGACGCTGTTCTACGACGGACGGCACTCGAACACCGATCTCAACACCGGGCATGGCACCAAGCGCATCCCCGACTTCGTGAAGCTCGCCGAAGCCTACGGCTGCCTGGCGATCCGTGTCGAGAAGGAAGACGAGGTGGACGCCGCCATCCAGCTCGCCCTCGAGACGAATGACCGTCCGGTGGTGATCGACTTCGTCGTGAGCGCCGATTCGATGGTCTGGCCGATGGTGCCGCAGGGCGTCAGCAACAGCTATGTCCAGTACGCGCGCGAGCACGCGCCCGCTTTCGACGAAGAGGACTGA
- the ilvN gene encoding acetolactate synthase small subunit, translating into MSTHVLSLLVEDRPGLLTRVAGLFARRSFNIESLAVGVTEVPGISRITVVVDVEEQLPLEQVTKQLNKLINVIKIVELDPTSSVQREHMLVKVRTDNASRSNVIEVVNLFRASVVDYAPDALVIEVTGDKGKVEALLKALEPFGIKEIAQSGLLAIGRGGKSITERVLRG; encoded by the coding sequence ATGTCGACACACGTGCTGAGCCTGCTGGTGGAGGACCGTCCCGGACTTCTCACCCGTGTCGCCGGGCTGTTCGCCCGCCGGAGCTTCAACATCGAGTCCCTCGCGGTGGGCGTGACCGAGGTTCCGGGCATCTCCCGGATCACGGTCGTCGTCGATGTGGAGGAACAGCTTCCGCTCGAGCAGGTGACGAAGCAGCTGAACAAGCTGATCAACGTCATCAAGATCGTCGAGCTCGACCCGACGTCTTCGGTACAGCGCGAGCACATGCTCGTGAAGGTGCGCACCGACAACGCCTCGCGGTCCAACGTGATCGAGGTGGTCAATCTGTTCCGCGCCTCTGTCGTCGACTACGCCCCGGATGCGCTGGTGATCGAGGTGACCGGAGACAAGGGCAAGGTCGAAGCCCTGCTCAAAGCGCTGGAGCCGTTCGGAATCAAGGAGATCGCCCAGTCCGGCCTTCTCGCCATCGGCCGCGGTGGCAAGAGCATCACCGAGCGCGTCCTGCGCGGCTGA
- a CDS encoding GntR family transcriptional regulator produces the protein MTTSVDSGLGIVGVVDAVTAQLRARILSGEIRPETPLTEAAVARTFGVARPSAKAAIEQLVASGILVRTAHRSARVAGIDPATVRDVYRTRTRLESAALRELAGTRTVPQFAVDANAEILALPPGPDPATVDPDLRFHTALIDALESERTSRMYRSVLDEVRLCMAQVQGRRLLAAAAIAAQHAEILEAVASGEGERAARLLAEHLFAAEERLVEALGAR, from the coding sequence ATGACAACGAGCGTGGATTCCGGTCTCGGGATCGTCGGGGTGGTCGACGCGGTCACCGCACAGCTTCGCGCCCGCATCCTCAGCGGGGAGATCCGTCCGGAGACACCCTTGACCGAGGCGGCCGTCGCTCGGACGTTCGGCGTGGCGCGGCCGAGCGCGAAGGCAGCCATCGAGCAGCTCGTCGCCTCCGGCATCCTCGTTCGAACCGCGCACCGCAGTGCCAGGGTTGCGGGAATCGACCCCGCCACCGTCAGAGACGTGTATCGCACCAGAACGAGACTCGAGAGCGCCGCCCTGCGGGAACTCGCAGGGACCAGGACGGTGCCGCAGTTCGCCGTGGACGCGAATGCCGAGATCCTCGCCTTGCCGCCAGGACCGGATCCGGCCACCGTGGATCCGGATCTTCGGTTCCACACCGCACTCATCGACGCCCTGGAGAGCGAACGGACGAGCCGGATGTATCGCAGCGTCCTCGACGAGGTGCGCTTGTGCATGGCGCAGGTGCAAGGACGACGACTCCTGGCCGCCGCCGCGATCGCTGCCCAGCATGCCGAGATTCTCGAGGCCGTCGCGTCCGGTGAGGGGGAGCGGGCGGCGAGGCTGCTCGCAGAGCACCTCTTCGCCGCGGAGGAGCGGCTCGTGGAAGCACTCGGCGCTCGGTAG
- the serA gene encoding phosphoglycerate dehydrogenase, protein MPKPVVLIAEVLSPATIEALGPDFDVRNVDGTDREALFASLADADAVLVRSATRIDEEALSHAPNLKVVARAGVGLDNVDIKAATAAGVMVVNAPTSNIVSAAELTVGHILSLARRIPAAHASLAAGQWKRSSFTGAELFEKTVGIVGLGRIGALVAARLAAFDMRVVAYDPYVTSARAQQLGVQLLSLDELVAEADFLTIHMPKTPETTGMIGAEQFAAMKPTAFVVNVARGGLIDEGALHEALVACEIAGAGLDVFTSEPPAEGGTARALLELPNVVVTPHLGASTEEAQEKAGVSVARSVRLALGGDLVPDAVNVAGGVIDPYVRPGISLVEKLGQIFAALATSPLTSLDVEVHGELNDYDVSVLKLAALKGVFTNIVSETVSYVNAPLLAEQRGIAVRLLKDDVSDEYRNIITLTGALSDGSQLSVSGTLTGPKQAEKLVGINDHTLELPIEKHHVVMLYTDRPGIVAVYGQKFGEAGINIAGMQIARQAAGAQALSVLTLDSPVSDELLDDVRDAIDADLFRQIEITEV, encoded by the coding sequence GTGCCGAAGCCCGTTGTGCTCATCGCCGAAGTGCTCTCTCCCGCCACGATCGAGGCCCTCGGCCCGGACTTCGATGTCCGAAACGTCGACGGCACCGATCGGGAGGCTCTCTTCGCCTCCCTTGCCGACGCGGATGCGGTGCTCGTCCGTTCCGCCACGCGCATCGATGAGGAGGCGCTGAGCCACGCGCCCAACCTCAAGGTCGTCGCTCGTGCCGGAGTGGGCCTCGACAACGTCGACATCAAGGCCGCGACCGCCGCAGGCGTGATGGTCGTCAATGCGCCGACGTCGAACATCGTCTCCGCCGCCGAGCTCACCGTCGGACACATCCTGAGCCTCGCGCGCCGCATCCCGGCGGCGCATGCGTCTCTCGCCGCGGGCCAGTGGAAGCGCAGCTCCTTCACCGGCGCCGAGCTGTTCGAGAAGACGGTCGGCATCGTCGGACTCGGTCGCATCGGCGCGCTCGTCGCCGCTCGGCTCGCCGCCTTCGACATGCGCGTCGTCGCGTACGACCCCTACGTCACGTCGGCTCGCGCACAGCAGCTCGGTGTGCAGCTGCTGTCGCTCGACGAGCTCGTCGCGGAAGCCGACTTCCTCACGATCCACATGCCCAAGACTCCTGAGACCACCGGCATGATCGGCGCAGAGCAGTTCGCCGCGATGAAGCCGACGGCGTTCGTGGTGAACGTCGCGCGGGGCGGTCTCATCGACGAGGGCGCCCTTCATGAAGCCCTCGTCGCCTGTGAGATCGCCGGTGCGGGCCTCGACGTCTTCACGTCGGAGCCCCCGGCGGAGGGCGGCACCGCTCGCGCACTGCTGGAGCTGCCCAACGTGGTCGTCACCCCGCACCTGGGCGCGAGCACCGAGGAAGCTCAGGAGAAGGCAGGCGTCTCGGTCGCCCGCTCAGTGCGTCTGGCGCTCGGCGGAGACCTGGTGCCCGATGCGGTCAACGTCGCCGGTGGCGTCATCGACCCGTACGTGCGTCCCGGGATCTCGCTCGTCGAGAAGCTCGGCCAGATCTTCGCGGCGTTGGCGACCTCTCCGCTGACCAGCCTCGACGTCGAGGTGCACGGCGAACTCAATGACTATGACGTCAGCGTGCTCAAGCTGGCGGCCCTCAAGGGAGTCTTCACCAACATCGTCAGCGAGACCGTCTCGTACGTCAACGCGCCTCTGCTCGCCGAGCAGCGCGGCATCGCGGTCCGTCTCCTCAAGGATGACGTCAGCGATGAGTACCGGAACATCATCACCCTCACCGGCGCGCTGTCGGACGGCTCCCAGCTCTCGGTCTCCGGAACCCTCACGGGTCCGAAGCAGGCCGAGAAGCTCGTCGGCATCAACGATCACACGCTGGAACTGCCGATCGAGAAGCACCACGTCGTGATGCTGTACACCGACCGCCCCGGCATCGTCGCCGTCTACGGCCAGAAGTTCGGCGAGGCCGGCATCAACATCGCCGGGATGCAGATCGCGCGACAGGCGGCTGGGGCACAGGCGCTCAGTGTGCTGACGCTGGATTCACCGGTGTCCGACGAACTGCTCGACGACGTGCGCGACGCGATCGACGCCGATCTCTTCCGGCAGATCGAGATCACCGAGGTCTGA
- a CDS encoding TetR/AcrR family transcriptional regulator, which produces MPRPPLAREKVLDAFETIVIADGERAATLEATARAAGVSKGGLLYHFGSKEELTAGLLERLDALASQDLERMTSADEGPVAYYIRTSVMEDEALDRVLIAASRLAQGGTTAAAEALRDTRRRWEDAIRPHVRDTASLDLVMLLSDGLYFNNSLDIHGPERLVPHREQLADLIALVLRATS; this is translated from the coding sequence ATGCCCCGACCTCCCCTCGCCCGCGAGAAGGTTCTCGACGCCTTCGAGACAATCGTCATCGCCGACGGCGAACGCGCTGCGACTCTCGAAGCCACGGCAAGGGCTGCCGGCGTGTCCAAAGGCGGCTTGCTCTACCACTTCGGATCCAAAGAAGAACTCACGGCCGGCCTGCTCGAGAGACTCGACGCCCTCGCCTCGCAGGATCTCGAACGTATGACGTCAGCCGATGAAGGCCCCGTCGCCTACTACATCCGCACCTCGGTGATGGAGGATGAGGCCCTCGATCGAGTTCTGATCGCCGCTTCACGCCTCGCGCAGGGCGGCACGACCGCAGCCGCCGAGGCTCTCCGCGACACCCGGCGACGGTGGGAGGACGCGATTCGCCCCCATGTGCGGGACACCGCGAGCCTCGACCTCGTCATGCTGCTCAGCGACGGCCTGTACTTCAACAACTCTCTCGACATCCACGGACCCGAACGGCTGGTCCCGCATCGCGAGCAACTCGCCGATCTGATCGCGCTCGTGCTGCGCGCGACCTCGTAG
- a CDS encoding MFS transporter produces MSRTASIPTFETDAPRVGARGWAALFVLMLPVLLVSVDNTVLSFALPEISLSLAPTGAEQLWIIDVYPLVLAGLLVTMGTLGDRFGRRRMLLIGAVGFAAVSALAAFAPTAGLLIAARALLGFFGAMLMPSTLSLLRSIFRNRDQRRMAIAVWASAFSAGAALGPIVGGFLLEHFSWGSVFLIAVPVLIPLLICAPLLVPESRDPNPGRIDPASILLSMAAMVPVVYAIKSLAVDGPSLAILGWVVLGVGMGAMFVRRQLRAEVPMLDMALFRRGSFSGAILVNLLSVVALVGFLYFVSQHLQLVLGLSPMVAGLALVPGMAAMIVAGLTVVPISRRVRPHVLVPSALVFSVVGYLIVAFTSQDHGVVPLIIAFVVLGVGIGAAETISNELILSSAPAEKAGAASAVSETAYELGAVLGTAVLGGIITAFYHSALVVPAGVPADAAAAAEETLAGAYTAAQALPADPGDALWDAAAAAFGSGVMVTSLIGAALVVAAGAIAAVTLRKAPSH; encoded by the coding sequence ATGAGCCGTACTGCGTCGATTCCGACGTTCGAGACGGATGCTCCCCGCGTCGGAGCACGCGGCTGGGCCGCGCTGTTCGTCCTGATGCTCCCCGTGCTGCTGGTCTCGGTCGACAACACCGTTCTCAGCTTCGCGCTGCCGGAGATCTCACTCTCGCTCGCGCCCACCGGAGCGGAGCAACTCTGGATCATCGACGTGTACCCGCTTGTTCTGGCCGGGTTGCTGGTGACGATGGGCACTCTCGGCGATCGATTCGGACGGCGGCGGATGCTGCTGATCGGGGCCGTCGGTTTCGCTGCGGTGTCTGCGCTGGCGGCCTTCGCGCCGACAGCGGGACTGCTGATCGCGGCCAGGGCGCTGCTCGGTTTCTTCGGAGCGATGCTCATGCCGTCGACGCTGTCGCTGCTGCGCTCCATCTTCCGGAACCGCGACCAACGCCGGATGGCCATCGCGGTCTGGGCGTCGGCGTTCTCCGCCGGCGCCGCACTGGGGCCGATCGTGGGCGGATTCCTCCTGGAGCACTTCTCCTGGGGCTCCGTCTTCCTGATCGCCGTACCCGTGCTCATCCCTCTGCTGATCTGCGCGCCGCTGCTGGTGCCGGAGAGTCGTGACCCGAACCCCGGCCGGATCGACCCGGCGAGCATCCTGTTGTCGATGGCCGCGATGGTCCCCGTCGTCTATGCGATCAAGTCGCTCGCGGTGGATGGACCGTCGTTGGCGATTCTCGGCTGGGTGGTGCTGGGAGTGGGGATGGGCGCGATGTTCGTGCGGCGGCAGCTCCGCGCCGAGGTGCCCATGCTCGACATGGCGCTGTTCCGGCGGGGGTCGTTCTCCGGAGCGATCCTGGTGAATCTGCTCAGCGTCGTCGCACTGGTCGGCTTCCTCTACTTCGTGTCGCAGCACCTTCAGCTGGTGCTCGGCCTGTCGCCGATGGTGGCGGGGCTCGCGCTCGTGCCGGGTATGGCGGCCATGATCGTCGCCGGCCTCACCGTCGTCCCGATCTCTCGGCGCGTCCGTCCGCACGTGCTCGTCCCGAGTGCTCTGGTGTTCTCGGTGGTCGGCTACCTGATCGTGGCCTTCACCTCGCAGGACCACGGGGTCGTGCCGCTGATCATCGCCTTCGTGGTTCTGGGTGTCGGCATCGGCGCTGCCGAGACCATCTCGAACGAGCTGATCCTGTCGAGCGCCCCCGCGGAGAAGGCCGGAGCCGCCAGTGCGGTCTCCGAGACCGCCTACGAACTCGGTGCCGTGCTCGGGACCGCCGTCCTCGGCGGCATCATCACCGCCTTTTACCACAGCGCCCTCGTCGTGCCGGCCGGGGTGCCTGCCGACGCGGCGGCGGCCGCAGAAGAGACCCTCGCCGGCGCGTATACGGCGGCGCAGGCGCTGCCGGCGGATCCGGGTGATGCGCTGTGGGATGCGGCTGCAGCGGCATTCGGCTCAGGGGTGATGGTCACCTCCTTGATCGGGGCCGCTCTCGTGGTCGCCGCAGGTGCGATCGCCGCCGTCACACTGCGCAAGGCGCCCTCGCACTGA
- a CDS encoding 3-isopropylmalate dehydrogenase, whose protein sequence is MSRVVKLAVIPGDGIGPEVVAEAEKILDAVTLNTDVTFDKTRFSLGAARYLETGDTLTDDDLQAIAAHDAILLGAVGGTPGDPRLKDANIERGLLLKLRFTLDHYVNLRPSKLFAGASGPLADPGEIDFVVVREGTEGPYVGNGGSIRQGTPHEVANETSVNTAFGVERVVRYAFELAERRGKKITLVHKTNVLVHAGAIWQRVVKEVSAEHPDVAADYLHVDAATIFLVTDPSRFDVIVTDNLFGDILTDLAGAVTGGIGLAASGNINPEGKSPSMFEPVHGSAPDIAGQQKADPSAAILSVALMLDHLGLGAESARVSAAVEADIAERSAPRTTAEIGSAIAARL, encoded by the coding sequence ATGTCGCGTGTCGTGAAGCTGGCCGTCATCCCCGGTGACGGGATCGGTCCCGAGGTGGTCGCCGAAGCCGAGAAGATCCTCGATGCCGTCACCCTGAACACCGATGTGACGTTCGACAAGACACGGTTCTCCCTCGGTGCGGCACGCTACCTCGAGACGGGGGACACCCTCACGGACGACGACCTCCAGGCGATCGCCGCGCACGACGCGATCCTCTTGGGGGCGGTGGGCGGTACGCCCGGTGATCCGCGTCTGAAGGATGCGAACATCGAGCGGGGTCTTCTGCTGAAACTGCGGTTCACGCTGGACCACTATGTGAACCTTCGCCCTTCCAAGCTTTTCGCGGGCGCATCCGGCCCGCTGGCCGACCCCGGCGAGATCGACTTCGTGGTGGTTCGGGAAGGCACAGAGGGTCCCTACGTCGGCAACGGCGGGTCGATCCGTCAGGGCACGCCGCACGAGGTGGCCAACGAGACGTCCGTGAACACCGCGTTCGGGGTCGAGCGCGTCGTCCGGTACGCCTTCGAACTCGCCGAACGCCGAGGGAAGAAGATCACGCTCGTTCACAAGACCAACGTGCTGGTGCACGCCGGCGCCATCTGGCAGCGAGTCGTGAAAGAGGTGTCGGCGGAGCATCCCGACGTGGCCGCCGACTATCTCCACGTGGATGCCGCCACCATCTTCCTGGTGACCGACCCCTCGCGCTTCGACGTCATCGTCACCGACAACCTGTTCGGCGACATCCTCACGGACCTCGCCGGCGCCGTGACCGGCGGCATCGGCCTCGCGGCGTCCGGCAACATCAATCCGGAGGGGAAGTCTCCCTCCATGTTCGAGCCGGTCCACGGATCGGCACCGGACATCGCTGGACAGCAAAAGGCCGACCCGTCAGCGGCGATCCTCTCGGTCGCACTGATGCTCGATCACCTCGGTCTCGGGGCGGAGTCCGCTCGCGTCAGCGCGGCAGTGGAGGCGGACATCGCGGAACGGAGCGCGCCGCGCACGACGGCCGAGATCGGTTCCGCCATCGCTGCTCGCCTCTGA
- a CDS encoding branched-chain amino acid aminotransferase, whose product MTTIDATATATPLEFAVTKNLTAASPARIAEVNENPGFGVVFTDHMVDICWSAKGGWHRPRVQPYGPILLDPAASVLHYGQEIFEGIKAYRHEDGSIHTFRPDRNAARLQESARRLALPELPTEYFIQSLRELIAVDGRWVPSGADQSLYLRPFMFAKEAFLGVRAAEKVAYYVIASPAGAYFSGGVKPVRIWLSEEYARAGKGGTGKAKTGGNYASSLLAQSGATAKGCDQVVFLNENRYVEELGGMNVVFVFKDGRVVTPESDSILEGITRDSLLQLAEDRGYTVEKRPISIDEWRDGVASGDIVEVFACGTAAVVTPIGALVGEGFDEPQPLGELALSLREELTDIQYGRREDKHGWLLRLDS is encoded by the coding sequence ATGACGACCATCGATGCGACCGCGACGGCGACTCCGCTGGAGTTCGCTGTGACGAAGAACCTCACGGCCGCCTCCCCGGCTCGGATCGCCGAGGTCAACGAGAACCCTGGATTCGGCGTCGTCTTCACTGACCACATGGTCGACATCTGCTGGTCGGCCAAAGGAGGCTGGCACCGTCCGCGCGTGCAGCCGTACGGGCCGATCCTTCTCGACCCCGCGGCATCGGTCCTGCACTACGGACAGGAGATCTTCGAGGGCATCAAGGCCTACCGGCACGAGGACGGATCCATCCACACCTTCCGTCCGGACCGCAACGCCGCCCGTCTGCAGGAGAGCGCCCGTCGACTGGCCCTCCCCGAGCTGCCGACCGAGTACTTCATCCAGTCGCTGCGTGAGCTGATCGCGGTCGACGGTCGCTGGGTGCCGTCCGGCGCCGATCAGAGCCTCTACCTGCGTCCGTTCATGTTCGCCAAAGAGGCGTTCCTCGGCGTCCGGGCAGCGGAGAAGGTCGCCTACTACGTCATCGCCAGCCCGGCGGGCGCGTATTTCAGTGGTGGAGTGAAGCCTGTGCGGATCTGGCTGTCCGAGGAGTATGCCCGCGCCGGCAAGGGCGGCACCGGCAAGGCCAAGACGGGGGGAAACTACGCCTCGAGTCTGCTGGCGCAAAGCGGGGCGACGGCGAAGGGGTGCGACCAGGTCGTGTTCCTGAACGAGAACCGCTACGTCGAGGAGCTCGGCGGCATGAACGTCGTCTTCGTCTTCAAGGACGGGCGCGTCGTGACCCCCGAATCCGACAGCATCCTGGAGGGCATCACCCGCGACTCGCTGCTCCAGTTGGCGGAAGACCGCGGCTACACCGTCGAGAAGCGCCCGATCTCGATCGACGAGTGGCGTGACGGTGTCGCGTCCGGCGACATCGTCGAGGTGTTCGCCTGCGGAACCGCCGCCGTCGTCACGCCGATCGGCGCCCTCGTGGGCGAGGGATTCGACGAGCCGCAGCCCCTGGGCGAACTCGCGCTGTCGCTGCGCGAGGAGCTGACTGATATCCAGTACGGACGTCGCGAGGACAAGCATGGCTGGCTACTCCGCCTGGACTCCTGA